One segment of bacterium DNA contains the following:
- a CDS encoding glucosamine-6-phosphate isomerase: MNLINTIKGSLLENFFPKGWDLKKIDKCCSNPPEKITERQKWWNKDFQPVSCDTFEEFNVKMGHEIAYEICAAKEEGRNLILILPVGPMGMYKWVVYFLKEWNIDCKHVWGFNMDEWSDKEGNTLPPTEPGAFQNAMEDAFYGPLGKLTIPKNQRFFATKNLLPKYPEKINELRKKGAKLVVIFGIGRVFHIAFWEPHFAEEFNSEEEWKKQEYRLGAKLHPLTIEQNAITSFKSRTTLVPCFANTIGPGIFLKADKIIGGADGTLGRGMMWQGMSLWVTLRYGPDIWVPSSFMPTLPGKLFFLKELAGPLIPECN, from the coding sequence ATGAATTTAATAAATACAATAAAAGGGTCTCTTTTAGAAAATTTCTTTCCAAAGGGATGGGATTTAAAGAAAATAGATAAGTGTTGTTCAAATCCACCAGAAAAGATAACAGAAAGACAAAAATGGTGGAATAAGGATTTTCAACCGGTTTCTTGTGATACGTTTGAGGAATTCAATGTAAAGATGGGGCATGAAATTGCCTATGAAATATGTGCAGCAAAAGAAGAAGGAAGAAATTTAATTTTGATTTTACCTGTGGGACCTATGGGAATGTATAAATGGGTTGTTTATTTTTTAAAAGAATGGAATATTGATTGTAAACATGTCTGGGGATTTAATATGGATGAATGGAGTGATAAAGAAGGAAATACATTACCTCCAACAGAGCCGGGTGCTTTTCAAAATGCTATGGAAGATGCTTTTTATGGACCTCTTGGAAAATTAACGATTCCGAAAAATCAGAGGTTTTTTGCAACAAAAAATTTACTGCCAAAATATCCAGAAAAAATAAATGAATTAAGAAAAAAAGGTGCTAAACTTGTTGTTATTTTTGGAATTGGAAGAGTTTTTCATATTGCTTTCTGGGAACCACATTTTGCCGAAGAATTTAATTCAGAAGAAGAATGGAAAAAACAGGAATACCGACTTGGAGCAAAATTACATCCATTAACAATTGAACAGAATGCAATTACAAGTTTTAAAAGCAGAACAACTCTCGTTCCATGTTTTGCAAATACTATTGGTCCCGGAATATTTTTAAAAGCAGATAAAATTATAGGTGGAGCGGATGGAACACTTGGAAGAGGAATGATGTGGCAGGGAATGAGTTTATGGGTAACTTTAAGATATGGTCCTGATATTTGGGTTCCGAGCAGTTTTATGCCAACTTTACCTGGAAAATTATTTTTCCTGAAAGAACTTGCAGGACCATTAATTCCGGAATGTAATTAA